TGAAAGGAACGCTGCGGATCCGTGGCCTCCCCCTGCCACGCCCCGCTGAGGCACACCACCACGTTTCCGGCCGCGCTGCTGTTGGTCATGCCTCATCAGGACACGTCCACCCGCGCGTGGGGTGAGGACCACCCCACCCCCCCTTCATGAGATGGCTGCCGGGTCAGCACGGGTCATACGGATTCCGTTTGTTTCGCTGACAATCCGGAACTTCACCGGATTGCCAGCTCCACGTCCGGAACCCGCTTTGCTCCTTCTCGCATCCGCTCGGGTTGAAAGTTTTTGCAAACCTTTCAACCGGAGTCCGTATCAGGTCAGGAACAGCCGGTACGCCGGGTTCGTCGTGACCTCGGTCGCCGGGTACCCCACCCCGGCCAGGAACGCCGCGAACTCCGGCGCGTCCGCGGGCGGCACCTGCACGCCCGCCAGCACCCGGCCGTGCGCCGACCCGTGATTCCGGTAATGGAACAGACTGATGTTCCAGCGGCCATGCAGGTGCGTCAGGAACTCCAGCAGCGCCCCCGGCCGCTCCGGGAACGTGAACGAGTACACCCGCTCGTCCGTCGCCTCCGGCGCGCGCCCCCCCACCATGTGCCGCACGTGCACCTTCGCCAGTTCGTCGTCCGTCAGGTCCAGCACCGCGTACCCACGCGACACCAGCTCGCCCCGCAACTCCGCCCGCTGACCCGGCGCCGCCAGCTGCACCCCCACGAAAATCTGCGCCTGCGCACGCGGCGCGAACCGGTAATTGAACTCCGTGATCGCCCGCGCGCCCACCACCTCGATGAACTCCCGGAACGCACCGGGCCGCTCCGGGATCGTCACCGCGAAGATCGCCTCCCGCCGCTCCCCGATCTCCGCCCGCTCCGCCACGTGCCGCAGCCGGTCGAAATTCACGTTCGCGCCGCACGTCAACGCCACCAGCGTCTCACCCTGCACGCCCCGCTCCTGCACGAACCGCTTCAGGCCCGCCACCGCCAGCGCCCCCGCCGGTTCCATCACCGCGCGCGTGTCATCGAACACGTCCTTGATCGCCGCGCACACCTCATCCGTGTTCACCCGCACCCAGTCGTCCACGTACCGGCGCGTCAGGTCGAACGTGAACGCCCCCACCTGCTTCACCGCCACGCCATCCACGAAGATGCCCACCGACTCCAGCCGCACCCGCTCTCCGGCCTGCACCGACTGGAACATCGCGTCACTGTCCTCCGGCTCCACCCCCACCACCCGGATGTCCGGCCTGAGCGCCTTCAAGACCCCCGCCACGCCCGCGATCAGACCGCCGCCCCCCACCGGCACGAACACCGTCAGCGGGCCATCCGCCTCCACCTGCCGCAGCACCTCCAGCGCCACCGTCCCCTGCCCCGCCAGCACCAGCGGATCATCGTACGGATGCACGAACGTCAGGCCCAACTCGCGCTGCAACTCGAACGCATGAGCTTCAGCGTCACTGAAGCTGTCCCCGAACAGCACCACCTCCGCCCCGCGCGCCCGACACGCCCCCACCTTGATCTCCGGCGTCGTCGCGGGCATCACGATCACCGCCCGCACCCCCAACCGCTCCGCCGCGAACGCCACCCCCTGCGCGTGATTCCCCGCCGACGCACAGATCACCCCCCGCGCCCGCTCCACCGGCGTCAACTGAGCCATCTTGTTGTACGCGCCCCGCAACTTGAACGAGAAGATCGGCTGCTGATCCTCCCGCTTCAGCAGCACCCGGTTCGCAAGCCGCGCACTTAGCCGCGGCGTCTCACTCACCGGCGTCTCCACCGCCGCCCCATACACCTTGCTCGTCAACGCCAACCTCAACACGTCCATCGCGTCCAACTCACCCGGCACCCACTCCCGAACCTGCGTCACACCCGATCACCCCTCTGTGGTCTGAAAAGAAAAACCCCCACCAGTCGGCGGGGGACGATTGGCAGCGCGCAGGCCGTCAGGCGTTCACCCCTGACCAGCGAATAATTCGCGCATCTCTCATGACGGACAGCTTAGGGGCGGCGGACTGAGTGTGACGGGGAAGGGGTAGACAAGGGACGGTGTTTTTCGCCTCGCGGCGGGTGGCCCACCCCCCAGCCCCCATCCCCAGAGGGGACGGGGGAGCGGCGTTGCACTGGGCAAGAGTTTTGTTCGATGCGGCGGCTTTTGTTCGGGCGTTGACGGGTCTGGCCTCGACGCCATTCTCCGCCCCCCGCAAGGCCCGCGCGCTGCGCGCACGACGGCCGGTGGCGGTCGGCGGTGACGGGCAGGGTGGATGGTGCGGGCCGCTGATCGACTTTGTTTCGCCTCGGCAGAGGCATGTGTTCAAGGCTCCCCTTGAGGGGAGCTGTCAGCGCAGCTGACTGAGGGGTCCCGCTGCGCAGCAGCCTCCCTTCCCACTTCCCCCAACCCACTCCCTACTGCCCCCTTCCCCCCGCGATCTCTCGCGCCAACTCGTCGGCCTTCCACAACCCGAGGGTGTCGGCGTGGGGGCCGCCGAGGAGGAGGTGGGTGTGGTCGTCGAGGCGGTCGTGGGTGGGGGTGGCGTCGGGTTGTCCGTGGGGGAGGGCGAGCCACGCGCCGGGGATGTCGGCGAGGCTGCGGCCCAGGTGCAGGTCGCTGGTGGCGAGGGCGGGGAGGGCGTCCATGAGGCCGACGAGGTCCTCGAGGGTTTCGCGGCGCAGGCCGGTGGGCACGCCGGTCAGGTGGCCGCCCTGTGGGGTGTAGCCGTGCGGGTCGCGGTGGTGGACAGCGGGGATGAGGGTGTACGCGCCGTGCTGGGGGCGCAGGGTGAGGCCGCGGGCGTGCAGGACGGGCGCGTCAGGGGTGCTGGGTGCGTCGAGGTGCGGGGTCTGCCGGTACGCGCGGGCGTGGCGGGTGTGGATGCCCAGGTGGTGTTCGGCCTGCGCGGGAGCGTGGGCGCCGGTGGCGAGGACGATCAGGGGGGCGTGGATGGTGTGGGTTGCGTGCGTGACGACCGCGTGGGTGTTCGTGACGGTCAGGCGGTCCAGCGTGACGCGCCCGCCGGGGTGGGGGGTGGCGCGGGTGTTCAGGAGGAGGTCGGTGCCGCGCCGGATGGCGGTCTGCGCGGCGGTCTGCGCGAGGGTGCCGGGGCGGTACAGGTGCGCCTCGTGGGACTGCGCGTGTGGGAGGACGCCGGGGTCGAGCAGGGCGAGGCTCTGCGGGTGCGTGGCGAGCAGGTCGCGGGTGGGCTGCGTGCCAGGGGCCGGTTCGGCGTGCAGGGTCAGGTACGGGCGGGCCTGGAGGTCGTCGCCCAGCAGCGTCCGCAGCCGCTCCAGCGTCCAGCGGGCGGCGTCGTGCTGCGCGGCGGGCAGGTGCGCCCGCGTCCAGATGCCCGGGGCGAGGATCGTCGCGCCGTCCTCGTTCGGTAGGCCGCCCTCCTCGATCAGCAGGGTCTTCAGGTGCGGGGCGTGTTCGGTCAGGGCCAGGGCCAGGGCGCTGCCCATGCGGCCCGCGCCGAGAATCAGGACGTCGTAGGCGGGCTGCGGGTCGCTGCCGGGCGTGAAGGGCTGGCCGACGTGGGCCCACACGCGGCCAGGGGTGGGGGTGGTCATGCGGGCATGATCGCCCGTTCTCACGCGCCTGTCAGGCGGGTGGGGGTGGGCGTGCGTATACTCGACCTTGATCATGCGTTCATTTCTGCGTGTTGGCGCTGCGGTGTGCGGCGGGCTGCTGCTGGGCTCTGGGGCGTCGGCGCTGAATGTGCGGGTGCTGGTGGCGGCGGCGCCGCAGCTGACCGTGCGGGTCGCGGCGCCCGCCCCGGCGCCGGGCGCCCTGAACGTGCCCGGCGCGCCCGGCGCGGCGCCGCTGCCGGTGCAGGCGTGGACGGTGGGCGTCAGCGGCGCGCAGCTCACCCTGAACGGCCAGCCGACCGGGAACGCCAGCCTGTACCTGCCGCCCAGCGCGGGCAGCGTCGTGGAGATCGCCGGGAAGACGTACCGCGGCGGCGTGCAGCTTCGCATCGAGAAGGGCGGCGTGCAGGGCATCAACGTCGTGGACCTGGAGGACTACCTGCGGGGCGTCGTTCCGGCCGAGATGCCCGCGTCGTGGCCGTCGGCGGCGGTGCAGGCGCAGGCGGTGATCGCGCGCACGTACGTCACGGCGCGCATCAATCCCGCCACGCCCTTCGACACCTGCGCCACGGACGCCTGTCAGGTGTACGGCGGTGTGGCTGCCGAGAAGCCGCAGGCGGACGCGGCGATCGCCGCGACGCGCGCGCAGGTCGTCGCGTTCGGCGGGAAGCCCGCGAGTACCTTCTTCAGCAGTGACAACGGGGGGTTCACGGCGTCCAGCGGCGAGGTGTGGGGCCGTGACCTGCCGTACCTGCCCGCCAAGGCCGATCCGTTCACGGCAGGCGGCCCACGCGCCCGCTGGCAGCTGCAGGTCCCCCTGACCCGCGTGCAGGAGGCCGCCGGGAACGCCGGGGTGCGCGTCGGGCCGCTGAAGGGCGTGTCGGTCACGCGCGTCAGCGAGTCGGGCCGCCCGCTGGAGATCACCTTTGTCGGCGCGACCGGAACCGGGAAGCTGACCGGGGCCAGCGCCGGGGGCTTCGTGCGGGCGCTGGGCGCGTCCGGCACCCGCGTGACGCTGTCCGGCCTGAACCCGCTGGTGCTGACCGGCAGCGGCAGCGGGCACGGCGTGGGCCTCTCGCAGTACGGGGCGCTGGGTCTGGCGAACGCTGGGTACAGCCACCTGCACGTCCTGGGCTTCTACTACCCCGGCACGCAACTGGCGACCCTGACCGGCGACGCGGGCCCGGCCCGCCCGGCGCTGAGCGTGCAGGCGGCGCTGCCGGTGCCGCCCCTGGCGCAGGTCTGGGCCGCCGCGCAGCCGGACGGGTCGGGACAGTGAGCCGCGCCGCCCGCCGCCGGGGCGCGCGGGTCCGCGCGGCGCTGCTCGCGCTGGGCCTGCTGGCGCTGGGCGGCGCGCAGGCCCGCACGGTGAAGATCGTCTCGGCCGACACGCTGGAACTGCGGCAGGTGGACGGCCAGGAACTCGTGATCATCAGCGGCGAGAACGTCGAACTGCGCGTCGATGACGACGTGGTCCGGGCCAGGCGGGTGGAATTCAACCGCACGCGCCGCACCCTGACCCTGATCGGGGCCGCGTCATACCGCAGCGCCAAGGACGGCGAGGACCTGCGCGGCGAGAACCTCGTCGTGGAACTCGGCAGGGAGCAGATCAGCGGTGAGGACGTCCTGATCAGCGACGCCCGCCTGGAAATCCGTGGGCAGGAGGTGGACCGCATTCCGGGGCAGCTGCGCGCTGCGGGCGGGTACTTCACGACCTGCGCCCGCTGCGGCCGCACCCCCAACGACTACGCGTTCCGCGCCGAGCGGCTGATCGTGTACCCCGGCGACCGGCTGGTCGCGTACAACGCGCAGCTGCTGCTGGCCGACATTCCCGTGCTGTTCCTGCCGGTGCTCGTGCTGCCCCTGAACGACAGGGACCGCCAGCCGCGCCTGGAGGTCGGGCGGGACGCCGTGGACGGCCTGACCGTCCTGGCCGACCTGCCGTTCAGCGTCGCCGGGAACACGCTGGGCACCACCCGGCTGCGCTACTACCAGAACCGCACGCCCAGCGTCGGGGCGGGCGTGACGCTGCGCTCTTACGCGCCGCTGCCGTTCGTGGACCGCGTGGACCTGGACCTGCTGGCCGAACCACGCCCGGTGGGGCAGACCGGGCGGGACGTGAACCTGACCTTCGGCGTGAAGGGCCGCGTGCCCCTGGCGCTGGCGGTGCGGGACCTGGACTACAGCCTGAACGTGACCCGCAGCGATACCGGCCGGAGCGCGACCGACACCCAGCGCGGCCTGACGAACGTGCAGTTCAGCGCGAAGGTGGAGTACCCGCTGTTCACGGCGGCGCTGGATTACGTGGACCGCTTCGGACCCGCGCCTACGACCGCGCTGAGTACACCCCTGAGACGCCCGGAGGTGACGGTGGACCCCAAACCGTACACGAACGGCCCGCTCAGCGCGGACGTGAAGGTCACGGCCGGGAATTACACCGCTCAGAGCAACCCCCGCTCGCCCAGTGCGACCGCGCAGGGCGTGAACATCACCACCAGCCGCCTGGAGGAGCAGCACAGCCTCGCGTACACCGTGAAACCATGGACGGACGCGGACCTGAGCCTCAGCAACACCTTCACCGGGCGGTACTACGGCACCGGGGCGCGCACCGTGCAACTGGACGTGACCGGCACCCTCACGCAGCGCTGGGCGGGGTCGAACACCTTCAGCGTGAGCGCGAAGTACCTGCGGACCGAGGGCACCAGCCCCTTCGCGTTCGACGCGCTCTCGGGACGGCTGCTGTCCGCACCGGTCAGCCTGAACCTCTCCACCGTGCCGGTGAAGGACGTGAGTTTCGGCGTGGCGTACAGACGCGACCTGTTCCTGAGCAGTCAGGAGCAGGGCAACGCCACCTTCAGCCTGGGCGTGAACCGCAAACCCCTGAGCCTGACCGCCAGCGCGCAGGTGAACCCGGACAAACGCACCCTGGAGGACGTGACCTTCAACGCCACCCTGGCCGATCCGGACAGCGGCAAGGTCAAGGTCACGCCCGCGCAGCCCGCCACGGCGACCACCCCGGCCCGCCCGGCCACCGCGACCCGCACGAGCGCGTGGCCCGCCCCGAACCTCAGTCTCAGCGCGTCGGGCGGGTACTCGCTGGCGACCGGCCCCAGGCCGCTGACCGTCACGGCCGCCGTGACCGGTGACGTGCGCAGCAACCTCTTCAGCGCCACCGTCGTGCACAACGTCCGCACGCCCGAGATCACCTCCGTGGGCTTCCGTTACAGCCTGACCCGCACGCAGGACACCGTCCTGAACGCCCTGGCGGTCAGCGGGGACGAGACGCTGAATCCGGTCACGGGCCTGCTGAGCGGCAGCCTGACGGCCCAGTGGCGCGGCCAGTACCAGTTCCGGACGTCCCACAGCCTGCTGCTGCAACGCCCGGACACCGCCACCAGCAGCGGCACCCTGGACTTCAGCGTCGGCACGCTCAGCGGCAGCCGCGACTCCTGGACCGTCAGGTACGGCGGCGCGTACGACCTGCGCCGCGGGGGCTTCACCGCGCCGCAGCTGAGTGGAGAACTGACCCGCACCCGCAGCGGCCAGAGCCTCGCCGTGACCGCCGTGATGAACACCCCCGGCCTGGACCAGAAACGCACCGAACTGACCCGCGCGCAGCTCAGCGGCGCCGCGCAGTTCGGCAGTCGCTTCTGGGTGTCCGGCAGCGCCCTGTACACCCGCACCCGCAGCGGCACGTACCCGGACGACATCGCCACCGACACCCTGCAACTCAACCCGCTGCGCGTGAACCTGGGCCTGGGGCGCGCGGGCGAGCGTCCCGGCGCGTACCTGACCGGCACCCTCACACAGAACTTCACCTGGGTGGACGGCGTGCGCCAGACGCCGGGCCCGCTGACGCCCGTGTTCGGCCTGACCATCGACCGCTGCTGCTGGGCGCTGCAGGCCGAGGCGGACCTCGTGAACCGCCGCTACCGGATCGCGGTGGGCCTGCCCGGACAGACCGGGTACCCGCTGTTCGAGCTGACCCCCAGCGGCGCGAGCGTGCCCCTGATCTCCACGCCCTGACCCGATCCGCCTGATCCGTCCTGCCTGACTCCACGGAGGTGCCCCTCATGCGCCGACTCCTGCTCCTGCCCGCCCTGACCGCCGCCCTCCTGACCGCCTGCACCGGCACCGAGGAAGTCACGTACGCCGTGCAGCTGAACGTCCTGACCGACACGGACACCTCGGGCCGCGCCACGCAGTTGCGCGCCCTGAACACCGACGGCGGCGCCGTGAACACGGTGGCCGTCACGGGCGGCGTGCAGGTGCTGCCCACCAGCAGCACGCGGCGCGTCATCACCGTCCGCAGCGACGCCGCCGAGACCCGCGCGCCCGACGGCAGCGACCCGCAGGCCTTCGCGGACCCCGGCTTCACGCCCTGCTACACCCGCGCCGCGCAGGACGCAGGGCGCACCCGGCTGCTGCTGCTCAGCGAGTGCAGCGGCGTGCAGCGCGCCGCGCTGTTCGACAGTGCCAGCCGCACGCTGGTCTGGTCGGCGCTGCTGCCCACCTATCTGCCGCCGGTCACCACGAACGACACGCCCCCCACCCGGCTGGCCGTACAGGGCGACGTGGGCCTGGTCACCCGCGCCCGCCTGAACGGCGGCAGCGAGGTCATCCGCGTGGCCGTTCCCACCACTGGCGGCAGCGCCGAGGCCAGCGTCCCCCTCGCCATTCCGGCGGTGTTCGACCTCGCGCCGTCAGGGGCGCGCATCCTGGCCGCCACCGACACCGGCATCCAGGCGCTGAAGACCACCGGGGAACCCGACAGCGCCACGACCCTCACCGCGTTCGGCGCGACGCGCTACGACCGGCTGTGGACCGGCGGCACGCTGATCGCCGCGTGGCGCAGCAACGTCCTGGCAGGCACGGGCGATACCCCACTGCGGCTGTGGGATAGCGCCCCCACGGCCGCCGCCACGACGGCCGCCACGGTCGCCACCCTGTCCGGCATCCGCGACCTGACGCTGCCCGGCGACGGGAAGGCGTACGTGCTGGCCGGGCAGAACCTGAACCGCTACGACGTCACGCTGGGCCTCTCGACCGGGAACTGGGCCGTGAAGACCCTCAGAACGCTGACCGAGCCGCTCAGCATCGCCTGGACGGTGCCGGTCACGACCCCCTGATCAATGGTGCGGACAGGGTCATCACTTCAGGGCAGACCGACGACGAACACGCCGTGTTGACTCCTCCCCCTTGAGTGGGGAGGCTGGGAGGGGGTGAGCAGGAATGGCGTCACAGAAGACGTTTTCCATGCTTGTCCCTTCTGGTGCCTGAACAGTGTTCGCACCATTGCTGATACGGATTCCGTTTGTTTCGTTGACCGATCGGAACGACACCGATCGGTCGACTCGACGTCCGGAACCCGTTTTTCTCCCACTCGCCCTGCTGAGTCGCTCTGCGAGTCCGCTCGGGTCGAAAGGTGGTGCACACCCTGCCACCGGAGTCCATATGACCTCCGGCTGCGCGTCAGCGCCTTCTGGGCACGGAGATGTTCTCCGGCGGGTCGGTGACCGGTTCGGTCGGGACGGGCAGGCGTAGCGCGGCCTGACGGGCGCGGGCGTGCGCGAGGGTCCAGGCGCGCGGGTCGCGCGT
This region of Deinococcus sp. JMULE3 genomic DNA includes:
- a CDS encoding FAD-dependent oxidoreductase, translated to MTTPTPGRVWAHVGQPFTPGSDPQPAYDVLILGAGRMGSALALALTEHAPHLKTLLIEEGGLPNEDGATILAPGIWTRAHLPAAQHDAARWTLERLRTLLGDDLQARPYLTLHAEPAPGTQPTRDLLATHPQSLALLDPGVLPHAQSHEAHLYRPGTLAQTAAQTAIRRGTDLLLNTRATPHPGGRVTLDRLTVTNTHAVVTHATHTIHAPLIVLATGAHAPAQAEHHLGIHTRHARAYRQTPHLDAPSTPDAPVLHARGLTLRPQHGAYTLIPAVHHRDPHGYTPQGGHLTGVPTGLRRETLEDLVGLMDALPALATSDLHLGRSLADIPGAWLALPHGQPDATPTHDRLDDHTHLLLGGPHADTLGLWKADELAREIAGGRGQ
- a CDS encoding SpoIID/LytB domain-containing protein, with amino-acid sequence MRSFLRVGAAVCGGLLLGSGASALNVRVLVAAAPQLTVRVAAPAPAPGALNVPGAPGAAPLPVQAWTVGVSGAQLTLNGQPTGNASLYLPPSAGSVVEIAGKTYRGGVQLRIEKGGVQGINVVDLEDYLRGVVPAEMPASWPSAAVQAQAVIARTYVTARINPATPFDTCATDACQVYGGVAAEKPQADAAIAATRAQVVAFGGKPASTFFSSDNGGFTASSGEVWGRDLPYLPAKADPFTAGGPRARWQLQVPLTRVQEAAGNAGVRVGPLKGVSVTRVSESGRPLEITFVGATGTGKLTGASAGGFVRALGASGTRVTLSGLNPLVLTGSGSGHGVGLSQYGALGLANAGYSHLHVLGFYYPGTQLATLTGDAGPARPALSVQAALPVPPLAQVWAAAQPDGSGQ
- the ilvA gene encoding threonine ammonia-lyase, biosynthetic, whose protein sequence is MDVLRLALTSKVYGAAVETPVSETPRLSARLANRVLLKREDQQPIFSFKLRGAYNKMAQLTPVERARGVICASAGNHAQGVAFAAERLGVRAVIVMPATTPEIKVGACRARGAEVVLFGDSFSDAEAHAFELQRELGLTFVHPYDDPLVLAGQGTVALEVLRQVEADGPLTVFVPVGGGGLIAGVAGVLKALRPDIRVVGVEPEDSDAMFQSVQAGERVRLESVGIFVDGVAVKQVGAFTFDLTRRYVDDWVRVNTDEVCAAIKDVFDDTRAVMEPAGALAVAGLKRFVQERGVQGETLVALTCGANVNFDRLRHVAERAEIGERREAIFAVTIPERPGAFREFIEVVGARAITEFNYRFAPRAQAQIFVGVQLAAPGQRAELRGELVSRGYAVLDLTDDELAKVHVRHMVGGRAPEATDERVYSFTFPERPGALLEFLTHLHGRWNISLFHYRNHGSAHGRVLAGVQVPPADAPEFAAFLAGVGYPATEVTTNPAYRLFLT